A window from Methylococcus mesophilus encodes these proteins:
- a CDS encoding TrmH family RNA methyltransferase, producing MMRKTRQPRAGGVPGKRGAEAAARSAGGGAAEEKLTKIAGLSAVTAVFRREPDRVVRLYYDDSMKTAAGPFCTELARLRRPYRLLPPDEMVRIAGTVLHGGIVAAVRPREVPEITLETAKHWAKSGAATVLLDGVGNPHNLGAIARTLAFFGLGHLLLSDHPAQAGLSDAAYRVAEGGLEFLDVRRLAGAAQALKGLRSHFHVVGTALHARGVPPEAVPQDRRPILLALGNEEKGLPPPTLAACETVVTLPGSGRIQSLNVSATAAILAYSLLLRKPEARGRR from the coding sequence ATGATGCGGAAAACCAGGCAGCCCCGTGCCGGCGGCGTTCCCGGAAAACGCGGAGCCGAGGCTGCGGCGCGCTCGGCAGGTGGCGGGGCGGCGGAAGAGAAGCTTACCAAAATTGCCGGCCTGTCCGCCGTGACGGCGGTATTCCGGCGTGAGCCTGATCGGGTGGTACGGCTCTACTACGACGACTCGATGAAGACGGCGGCAGGCCCCTTTTGCACCGAGCTGGCGCGGCTGCGCCGGCCGTACCGCCTGCTGCCGCCGGACGAAATGGTGCGGATCGCCGGCACCGTGCTGCACGGTGGCATCGTCGCCGCGGTCAGGCCTCGCGAGGTGCCGGAGATCACCCTGGAAACCGCGAAGCACTGGGCGAAATCCGGCGCCGCTACGGTACTGCTGGACGGCGTGGGCAATCCCCACAACCTCGGCGCCATCGCCCGCACCCTGGCCTTCTTCGGCCTGGGCCATCTGCTCCTGTCGGACCATCCGGCCCAGGCCGGTCTGTCCGACGCGGCCTACCGGGTGGCCGAAGGCGGGCTGGAGTTCCTGGACGTCCGCCGCCTCGCCGGTGCGGCGCAAGCCCTGAAAGGCCTGCGCTCCCATTTCCATGTCGTCGGTACCGCCCTGCATGCCAGGGGCGTTCCTCCGGAAGCGGTGCCGCAGGACCGCCGTCCCATCCTGCTGGCGCTCGGCAACGAAGAAAAGGGCCTGCCGCCGCCGACCCTCGCTGCCTGCGAAACCGTCGTCACCCTTCCCGGCAGCGGGCGGATTCAGTCCTTGAACGTCTCGGCCACGGCGGCGATTCTGGCCTATTCGTTGTTGCTCCGGAAACCGGAAGCGCGTGGTCGCCGATGA
- a CDS encoding helix-turn-helix transcriptional regulator, whose translation MRSPPASARVQAHFEEIFELWDELNHFGMHESHEAMKLCMERICMWLGARDALWVGIVRFLKGAAGEKDGLCGWRIRAIAPLRPQYHDARNYQKVVKTGYPDMHPDPGATNIALAGSAGAFRAYTLMSGDLVDLNSFRQTEHYDFYYRQPGIYDRIWVGFPVNADTESIFCFDRIAEERPFNQEELDLAAFVLRGIKWFHRQLLLSHGLGLCENPLTQAEHRVIRLLLSGMPERTIAAELGLSQGTAHQYATRIYRKFGVRGRTEFTALWLQGT comes from the coding sequence ATGAGAAGCCCCCCAGCCAGCGCCCGAGTTCAGGCGCATTTCGAAGAAATTTTCGAGCTTTGGGATGAGTTGAATCATTTCGGGATGCACGAAAGTCATGAGGCAATGAAGCTCTGCATGGAGCGCATTTGCATGTGGCTCGGCGCCCGGGACGCCCTATGGGTGGGAATCGTTCGCTTCCTGAAAGGCGCTGCCGGGGAAAAAGACGGGTTGTGCGGATGGCGAATCCGGGCGATTGCGCCCCTGCGTCCTCAATATCACGATGCCCGCAACTACCAAAAAGTGGTGAAAACGGGGTATCCGGACATGCATCCCGATCCCGGCGCCACCAACATTGCCCTTGCGGGGAGCGCGGGAGCGTTCCGAGCCTACACGCTCATGAGTGGGGATCTGGTCGATTTGAATTCGTTCCGCCAGACGGAACACTACGACTTCTATTATCGCCAGCCTGGCATCTACGATCGCATCTGGGTCGGGTTTCCGGTAAACGCCGATACGGAATCCATCTTCTGTTTCGACCGGATAGCGGAGGAGCGGCCCTTCAACCAGGAGGAACTCGATCTGGCGGCTTTCGTGCTGCGAGGCATCAAGTGGTTCCACCGCCAACTCCTGCTGAGCCACGGCCTTGGACTTTGCGAAAATCCGCTGACCCAGGCCGAGCATCGCGTCATACGCTTGTTGCTGTCAGGCATGCCCGAACGGACGATAGCCGCCGAGCTGGGGCTTTCTCAAGGGACGGCGCATCAATACGCTACGCGCATCTATCGCAAGTTTGGGGTTCGAGGGCGCACGGAATTCACCGCGCTGTGGCTGCAGGGAACATGA
- a CDS encoding RCC1 domain-containing protein has translation MTTFTSAGLSACLVCFVTFLGISAGQAETTPPAVISPLVQVPDPIAGEALSAIAQPQTDSVPAAPDFYDPNPADDTAAWQAVSGGGQHSCGIKADGTLACWGDNSASQASPPKGRFFAVSAGLAHSCALRVDGKLRCWGTEGARPKKIPQGTFKDVSAGDGHTCALHSNGTLKCWGNPSHKRLQVPQGRFESLSAGGLHTCAVRTDGRLACWGEKSFTSYERPKGRFKAVATGETHACALRDDDGIVCWGNDAHGQIQAPAGAFKSIAAGNFFTCGLRFDGSVACWGRDDSGQLDVPPGESFKALAAGGNHGCSLRLDDSLSCWGSHHNVMLGVGLLPGAGAQGFPFPFLTQVAGFLGTGLVNYGKGVDQNWDKQESKNIRFQLAFLGASIVLSAVQGFLPQPPDPVVEALKRIEAAIQELQAAVERIESALKQIEGKLDTLACNVSLQELVNAAVKVKTAQDIYARHSESSQIVLKAYAERARDPGKQVPDINPDLQKFVSDYEKDLRQALNSIHEALVPALSTKTSPLEDCMVKSFQQWKSAARTPFDDRPYYESIYEILGYALSYQNMALTMLQDIDLWHAQQKLNEGKVEYSPGNMVGYCATVREKAASSDPKSAFWQQAKSYCDDATALTERTYKNMVAQIERAGAPYTGDDTVLSAGSKILGKGADWASRSWLWVRDVNEFGDSIWGNFADTTILKNQAKDRTKEFLYYDWKADAQAWKDVGEVLYAQMSENEKKDLPAVMEKEAGFRSITDKVFWITGNTFAVHWNDLVDLHKDFSTRVDEVTTQNMKCFIGSGIRNDQLPGKQLQGIVCSQGQMGYFTGRGAWTSGEGYLEVHEYAEDRNGYSKWKNSLGAFLARWYQESHYTYWTASWQGIQQPALFFPDRDGHLARMPVLDVATLKCSKSMINKDLDRPSTNYVGAPTRCGDDLDRIINALVPRPDSVAARVELPNDMRDVALSIEDSRVVFNIIGTDWGWSPTSEYRWEAQNPADDQYGMFAEFGPDGSWTYLRAAAFGVAEYYEDFMVRCSGTVLHGPTGTSYRVQSTWTLVRAPWEP, from the coding sequence GTGACCACATTCACTTCGGCGGGACTCAGTGCCTGTCTGGTCTGCTTTGTGACGTTTCTCGGCATCTCGGCCGGGCAGGCCGAAACCACCCCACCGGCGGTCATATCGCCGCTGGTCCAGGTCCCGGATCCCATCGCAGGCGAGGCGCTGTCGGCGATAGCGCAGCCGCAGACGGATTCCGTGCCCGCAGCCCCCGACTTCTACGATCCCAATCCCGCGGATGATACCGCCGCCTGGCAAGCCGTGAGCGGCGGCGGCCAGCACAGCTGCGGCATCAAGGCAGACGGTACGCTGGCATGCTGGGGCGACAACAGCGCCAGCCAGGCGAGCCCGCCGAAAGGCCGTTTCTTTGCCGTGTCCGCCGGCTTGGCGCACAGCTGCGCCCTCCGCGTGGACGGCAAGCTGCGGTGCTGGGGTACCGAGGGCGCCCGGCCGAAGAAGATCCCTCAGGGCACTTTCAAGGACGTCAGTGCCGGCGATGGGCATACCTGCGCCCTCCACAGCAACGGCACCCTCAAGTGCTGGGGCAATCCGAGTCATAAGCGGCTCCAAGTCCCCCAGGGCCGGTTCGAGTCGCTCAGCGCCGGCGGCCTGCACACCTGTGCGGTTCGCACCGACGGCCGGCTGGCATGCTGGGGCGAGAAATCGTTCACGTCTTACGAACGGCCCAAGGGCCGGTTCAAGGCCGTCGCCACCGGAGAAACCCACGCCTGCGCCCTCCGAGACGATGACGGTATCGTATGCTGGGGCAATGACGCCCATGGCCAAATCCAGGCGCCGGCAGGGGCCTTCAAGAGCATCGCCGCCGGCAATTTCTTCACCTGCGGACTGCGCTTCGACGGCAGCGTGGCCTGCTGGGGGCGCGACGACAGCGGCCAGCTCGACGTACCACCCGGCGAAAGCTTCAAGGCACTGGCGGCCGGCGGCAACCATGGCTGCAGTCTGCGATTGGACGACAGCCTGAGCTGCTGGGGCAGCCACCACAACGTCATGCTCGGCGTCGGCCTGCTGCCGGGGGCCGGTGCGCAAGGCTTCCCGTTTCCATTCCTGACCCAGGTGGCCGGCTTCTTGGGGACAGGGCTGGTCAACTACGGAAAGGGCGTGGATCAGAACTGGGACAAGCAGGAATCGAAAAACATCCGGTTTCAGCTGGCGTTTCTCGGCGCTTCGATCGTCCTGTCGGCGGTGCAAGGGTTCTTACCGCAGCCCCCCGACCCGGTGGTCGAGGCGCTGAAACGCATCGAAGCCGCTATTCAGGAGCTTCAAGCGGCTGTCGAGCGAATCGAATCCGCGCTAAAGCAAATTGAAGGCAAGCTGGATACCTTGGCCTGCAATGTCAGCCTGCAGGAACTGGTGAACGCCGCCGTCAAGGTCAAGACGGCCCAGGACATCTACGCCCGACACAGCGAGAGCAGCCAGATTGTGCTCAAGGCGTATGCAGAACGCGCCCGAGACCCCGGCAAACAGGTGCCCGACATCAACCCGGACCTTCAAAAATTCGTCAGCGATTACGAAAAGGATTTGAGACAAGCGCTCAATTCGATCCACGAGGCGCTGGTGCCCGCGCTTTCCACCAAGACCAGCCCTCTCGAGGACTGCATGGTCAAGAGTTTCCAACAATGGAAATCGGCGGCCCGGACACCCTTTGACGACCGCCCTTATTACGAGAGCATCTACGAAATCCTTGGATATGCGCTGAGCTACCAGAACATGGCACTCACCATGCTGCAGGACATCGATCTCTGGCACGCCCAGCAGAAGTTGAATGAAGGCAAAGTCGAATATTCGCCCGGTAACATGGTGGGCTACTGCGCCACCGTGCGCGAAAAGGCCGCATCGAGCGATCCGAAATCGGCGTTCTGGCAGCAGGCTAAGAGCTATTGCGACGATGCGACGGCGCTGACGGAGCGGACCTATAAAAACATGGTGGCCCAGATCGAGCGCGCCGGCGCACCCTATACCGGCGACGACACCGTGCTGTCGGCGGGTTCCAAGATATTGGGCAAAGGCGCGGACTGGGCCAGCCGATCCTGGTTATGGGTGCGTGACGTCAACGAATTCGGTGATTCCATTTGGGGGAATTTTGCCGATACGACCATTCTGAAGAATCAAGCCAAAGACCGCACCAAAGAATTTCTGTATTACGACTGGAAGGCGGATGCCCAGGCGTGGAAGGATGTCGGGGAGGTACTCTACGCCCAAATGAGCGAAAACGAAAAGAAGGATCTGCCGGCGGTCATGGAAAAGGAAGCCGGTTTCAGGAGCATTACCGACAAGGTATTCTGGATTACCGGCAATACTTTTGCTGTCCACTGGAACGACTTGGTAGATTTGCACAAAGACTTCTCTACCCGCGTTGACGAAGTCACAACCCAGAACATGAAATGCTTCATCGGCAGCGGCATACGGAACGATCAACTCCCTGGCAAACAACTGCAGGGCATAGTCTGCAGCCAAGGGCAGATGGGGTACTTCACCGGAAGAGGAGCCTGGACGAGCGGGGAAGGATATCTGGAAGTCCATGAATATGCCGAGGACCGCAACGGCTACAGCAAGTGGAAGAACTCCCTAGGGGCTTTCTTGGCGCGATGGTACCAAGAGTCTCACTACACGTACTGGACGGCTTCCTGGCAGGGTATACAACAACCCGCTTTGTTTTTCCCGGATCGGGACGGGCATTTGGCGCGCATGCCGGTCCTGGATGTCGCCACACTGAAGTGCAGCAAATCGATGATCAATAAAGACCTCGACCGGCCGTCGACCAATTACGTGGGCGCGCCCACCCGCTGCGGCGACGATCTGGACCGCATCATCAATGCCCTAGTGCCGAGACCTGACTCAGTTGCGGCGAGAGTCGAGTTGCCGAATGACATGAGAGATGTAGCCCTCTCGATAGAGGATTCGCGAGTGGTGTTCAATATTATTGGAACCGATTGGGGCTGGTCGCCTACGAGTGAATATCGCTGGGAAGCGCAGAATCCCGCCGACGACCAATATGGAATGTTCGCCGAATTCGGGCCTGATGGCTCTTGGACGTACCTGCGTGCCGCTGCCTTTGGGGTCGCCGAGTATTACGAGGACTTCATGGTACGATGCAGTGGGACGGTGCTGCATGGGCCCACCGGAACGAGCTATCGGGTTCAGTCTACATGGACATTAGTGCGTGCACCTTGGGAGCCTTAA
- a CDS encoding discoidin domain-containing protein has translation MASGFAGSAGASSEDRQILDDFEALSGWTAEGSPGTRFELKQDQGFKGKGLRLDFEFAGGAGYIILRKRFELPLPENYAFSFRAKGTGPANILEFKLLDAEAQNVWWYRREATGFPADWQLQSIRKSAIDFAWGPSGGAPLLALGGIEFALSAAAGGKGTLWLDDLRVERRDAVVDYRGQPQVSASSATGEDRAEQVLDGKVQTVWRSAPKPQRQWLKVDFGRLREYGGLVLDWEGDCHARDYAVEVSDDGRRWRSAYRVADGNGRRDYLPLPETESRYLRLDLRKSACGKGYALRELTVKPPDFAASHNRLFEHIARNEPRGAYPRYFQGEQMYWTLVGANGAHRKGLLGVDGSLETARGGFTVEPFLYADGRLLGWNEGQISQSLEQGDLPLPSVERDFGDLNLGVTGFAGTVGNAPVLLARYRVENRSATARQLRLYLAVRPFQVNPPWQSLNMKGGVSPIHRIEASGGVLKVDGADALVAMSPPDGFGAAGFDQGDITDFLSESRLPPRTAVSDSAGYASGAWAFELELAPGAAREVFIAVPEHKAGSSNVVETALKAEGETLGARLWQEAVGYWRKALAGPDLLLPESEQGLVESLRANLAYILVNRDGAALQPGSRTYARTWIRDGALMSSALLMLGRGEEVKRFLEWYARFQTPEGAIPCCVDSRGPDSVPENDSHGEFVYTLAEYYRYTRDLAAVRTLWPHVVAVMRYIDALRHQRMTERYLSGEGKAFYGLMPASISHEGYASQPVHAFWDDFWTLRGIRDAVKLAKALGDQAHAESWERVLAEFGGHLHAALQATMVRKHIDYIPASADLGDIDPNAVAIMVSIAGEAGRLPQAALAKTFDDYLAHFRKRRDGNGDDGYTPYEVRIAEALVRLGRREDAWEVLRSLLRDQRPQAWRQWAEVVWRHPEAPRFIGDMPHSWIGAEFIRALRSCFAYEDDADDSLVLAAGIPGEWLYNAANAEIAVRRLPTAHGPLDYSMRADGADTLRLHIDGGLAVPPGGVRIRPPVEKPIKAAQVNGAAVSGLNGAELRIDAVPAEVEIRY, from the coding sequence TTGGCGAGCGGTTTTGCCGGGTCCGCCGGCGCGAGTTCAGAAGATCGGCAGATTCTCGATGATTTCGAAGCGTTGTCGGGATGGACGGCGGAAGGCTCGCCCGGCACCCGCTTCGAGCTGAAGCAGGATCAGGGTTTCAAGGGCAAGGGGTTGCGGCTGGACTTCGAATTCGCCGGAGGCGCCGGCTACATCATCCTGCGCAAGCGTTTCGAGCTGCCCTTGCCGGAGAACTATGCCTTCAGCTTCCGCGCCAAGGGCACGGGGCCGGCCAATATTCTCGAGTTCAAGCTGCTGGACGCCGAGGCGCAGAACGTATGGTGGTACCGGCGCGAAGCCACGGGGTTCCCCGCCGACTGGCAGCTCCAGTCGATCCGCAAGTCGGCCATCGACTTCGCCTGGGGGCCGTCCGGCGGCGCGCCGCTGCTGGCGCTGGGTGGCATCGAGTTTGCGCTGTCCGCGGCGGCCGGCGGCAAGGGTACGCTGTGGCTGGACGATCTCCGGGTCGAACGGCGCGACGCGGTGGTGGATTACCGGGGGCAGCCCCAGGTTTCCGCGTCTTCCGCCACCGGCGAGGACCGAGCGGAGCAGGTCCTGGACGGCAAGGTGCAAACCGTCTGGCGCAGCGCACCCAAGCCGCAGCGCCAGTGGCTCAAGGTCGATTTCGGCCGGCTTCGAGAATACGGCGGGCTTGTCCTCGATTGGGAGGGGGATTGTCACGCGCGGGACTATGCCGTGGAGGTTTCGGACGACGGCCGGCGTTGGCGCAGCGCCTACCGGGTGGCGGACGGCAACGGCCGGCGCGACTACCTGCCGCTGCCGGAGACCGAATCGCGCTACCTCCGGCTGGATCTGCGCAAAAGCGCCTGCGGCAAGGGTTACGCGCTCCGCGAACTCACGGTGAAACCGCCCGATTTCGCCGCCTCGCACAACCGCTTGTTCGAACACATCGCCCGCAACGAGCCGCGCGGCGCTTACCCTCGCTATTTCCAGGGCGAGCAGATGTACTGGACCCTGGTCGGTGCCAATGGCGCGCACCGCAAGGGCCTTTTGGGGGTGGACGGCTCGCTGGAGACGGCCCGCGGCGGCTTCACGGTGGAGCCGTTCCTGTATGCCGACGGCCGCCTGCTGGGTTGGAATGAGGGGCAGATTTCGCAGTCGCTGGAGCAGGGCGATCTGCCCTTGCCCTCGGTCGAACGCGACTTCGGCGATCTGAATCTCGGGGTGACGGGCTTTGCCGGGACCGTGGGCAACGCTCCGGTGCTGCTCGCCCGCTACCGGGTGGAAAACCGGTCCGCGACGGCCCGCCAACTCAGGCTTTACCTGGCCGTGCGTCCGTTCCAGGTCAACCCGCCCTGGCAGTCGCTCAACATGAAGGGCGGGGTGAGTCCGATCCACCGGATCGAGGCTTCCGGCGGCGTGCTCAAAGTGGATGGGGCCGATGCGCTGGTGGCGATGAGCCCTCCGGACGGCTTCGGCGCCGCAGGTTTCGACCAGGGGGACATCACCGATTTCCTGAGCGAGTCCCGCCTGCCGCCGCGCACCGCGGTTTCCGATTCCGCCGGCTATGCGTCGGGGGCCTGGGCGTTCGAGTTGGAACTGGCGCCGGGTGCGGCCCGTGAGGTCTTCATCGCCGTGCCGGAACACAAGGCCGGTTCGTCAAACGTCGTCGAAACGGCGCTGAAGGCCGAAGGTGAGACCCTGGGAGCCCGCCTGTGGCAGGAAGCCGTCGGCTACTGGCGGAAGGCGCTGGCCGGGCCTGATCTTCTGCTGCCGGAATCCGAACAGGGCCTGGTGGAGAGCCTCCGGGCCAATCTGGCCTATATCCTGGTCAACCGCGATGGCGCCGCGCTGCAGCCGGGCTCCAGGACCTATGCCCGCACCTGGATCCGCGATGGCGCCCTGATGTCCTCGGCCCTGCTCATGCTGGGACGCGGGGAGGAGGTGAAGCGCTTCCTCGAATGGTATGCCCGGTTCCAGACCCCGGAAGGCGCCATTCCCTGCTGCGTCGACAGCCGCGGTCCGGACAGCGTGCCGGAGAACGACAGCCACGGCGAGTTCGTCTACACCCTGGCCGAGTACTACCGTTATACCCGCGACCTCGCCGCGGTGCGGACGCTGTGGCCGCACGTGGTCGCTGTCATGAGGTACATCGACGCGCTGCGGCACCAGCGGATGACGGAGCGCTACCTCAGCGGCGAGGGCAAGGCGTTCTACGGCCTGATGCCGGCGTCGATCAGCCACGAGGGCTACGCCTCGCAGCCGGTGCATGCGTTCTGGGACGATTTCTGGACTCTGCGCGGCATCCGCGACGCGGTGAAGCTGGCGAAGGCCTTGGGTGACCAGGCCCACGCGGAAAGCTGGGAGCGCGTGCTGGCGGAGTTCGGCGGCCACCTTCATGCCGCGCTGCAAGCCACCATGGTGCGCAAGCACATCGACTACATCCCGGCCTCGGCCGACCTGGGCGACATCGATCCCAACGCCGTCGCCATCATGGTGTCGATCGCGGGCGAGGCCGGAAGGCTACCGCAGGCCGCGCTGGCCAAGACCTTCGACGACTACCTCGCGCATTTCCGCAAGCGCCGCGACGGCAACGGCGACGACGGCTACACTCCGTACGAGGTGCGCATCGCCGAGGCGCTGGTGCGGCTGGGGCGGCGCGAGGACGCCTGGGAAGTGCTGCGCTCCCTGCTGCGCGACCAGCGTCCGCAAGCCTGGCGCCAGTGGGCCGAAGTGGTGTGGCGCCACCCCGAGGCGCCGCGATTCATCGGCGACATGCCGCATTCCTGGATCGGCGCCGAGTTCATCCGCGCGTTGCGCAGTTGCTTCGCCTACGAGGACGACGCCGACGATTCTCTGGTGCTGGCCGCCGGAATCCCCGGCGAATGGTTATACAATGCGGCCAACGCCGAAATCGCTGTCCGCCGGCTGCCGACTGCCCACGGCCCGCTCGATTACAGCATGCGGGCGGACGGTGCCGATACCCTGAGGCTGCACATCGACGGCGGTTTGGCCGTGCCACCGGGAGGCGTCCGGATCAGGCCGCCGGTGGAAAAGCCGATCAAGGCGGCGCAGGTGAACGGCGCCGCGGTTTCCGGACTCAACGGCGCCGAATTGAGGATCGATGCCGTGCCGGCAGAGGTCGAGATTCGGTATTGA
- a CDS encoding putative lipoprotein produces MNPFKQLILLAPIASLTLQGCSFSYSSESSVKTSASPFTSSASISESSTSSSKSSQNKKARYEKSVSEYATEFAKSGSNDTVAFYARVSQLAQEYGITGWDSDKGTYVAIGKGLAAAKLGQPQYEALRRLLANSDPTRMQYIDEGSR; encoded by the coding sequence ATGAACCCGTTTAAGCAATTGATATTGTTGGCTCCAATTGCCAGTTTAACGCTCCAAGGCTGCTCCTTCTCCTACAGCTCGGAAAGCTCGGTCAAGACTTCCGCCAGCCCGTTCACCTCGTCGGCTTCGATTTCCGAATCCAGCACCTCGAGTTCGAAGTCGTCCCAGAACAAGAAGGCGCGCTACGAGAAAAGCGTCAGCGAATACGCCACCGAATTCGCAAAATCCGGCAGCAACGACACGGTGGCGTTCTATGCCCGGGTCAGCCAGCTGGCGCAGGAATACGGCATCACCGGCTGGGACAGCGACAAGGGCACCTATGTTGCCATCGGCAAAGGTCTGGCCGCAGCCAAGCTGGGCCAGCCGCAGTACGAGGCTCTGCGCCGTCTGCTGGCGAATTCCGATCCGACCCGTATGCAGTATATCGACGAGGGCTCCCGCTGA
- a CDS encoding nucleoside deaminase, protein MSAEQENKPGHSEHALDADTTRIYAVSRRNFLLAGAAAGAGFYLGAGDALAKSPAGGKAAEPVTDKDREYMREAIRLMRQAGVVDKTGGPFGAVIVKDGQILSATGNSVMKDKDPSAHAEVNAIRQACRKIDSHDLTGAVLYSSCELCPMCYATAYWARISKVFYAASWADYDDLFDDLVLHKDMAKPYSQRKLKPQQILRDEGQKVWAEFRKVPDGARY, encoded by the coding sequence ATGAGCGCAGAACAAGAAAACAAGCCTGGACATTCAGAGCACGCATTGGATGCCGATACCACCCGGATTTACGCGGTGTCCCGCCGTAATTTCCTGCTCGCCGGCGCAGCGGCCGGCGCGGGTTTCTATTTGGGAGCCGGCGACGCGCTTGCCAAATCCCCTGCCGGCGGCAAAGCAGCTGAGCCCGTGACGGATAAGGATCGCGAATACATGCGAGAGGCCATCCGTCTCATGCGGCAGGCCGGCGTCGTGGACAAGACGGGCGGACCGTTCGGCGCCGTTATCGTCAAGGACGGCCAAATCCTGTCCGCGACGGGTAACAGCGTCATGAAGGACAAGGACCCTTCCGCCCATGCGGAAGTGAACGCGATCCGGCAGGCATGCCGCAAGATCGACAGCCATGATCTCACCGGCGCGGTGCTTTATTCGAGCTGCGAGCTGTGCCCCATGTGCTACGCCACCGCCTATTGGGCACGCATCAGCAAGGTCTTTTATGCCGCCAGTTGGGCGGACTACGACGACTTGTTCGATGATCTGGTGCTCCACAAGGACATGGCAAAGCCGTACTCCCAACGCAAACTTAAACCGCAACAGATCCTGAGGGACGAAGGACAAAAGGTCTGGGCGGAATTCCGAAAAGTGCCCGACGGCGCACGTTACTGA
- a CDS encoding FAD-binding oxidoreductase: MKTDCTKKSGAAESSLDISADEFCAMSRRNFLVMGAAATAGIYLAGGEAAARQTGRSDKSPGNTVAKSLSLLRDVDIYFPGDERYGSFLEGLFSREAGHKKPSAIVCPKRHEDITRFIEIAVHDKLKFTVCGGGLSSLSVQTDMICLALNVFYNKVEVLDRDGRTFVKACGGAKVGDVVAILKNHGRHIPVGVSPMPGLGLVMRGGIGYLSRSEGLTCDHISQVNFVTARGDNFLLDAHCAQQDLWNAVRGAAPRFGVVSEVYLDTVPGTKVTVSRLTADIGLLNGWLENADKLQDHVSASFVLGSDSVKHMNPVFYGYLVHQGSNENALAELSSAQESVTGETKLSWLEEAHAVDYALMPPFDVPVRDSGDLEGELVPVVKSYLVKNRVVKRMGDVFLNAIRTAPNQFCRIDFQHMGGEVRRIKNGSVFSGRDADWNVVVTGFYYAGSSPEDMEKAAAWVKRIMHRINAAVVGVYSVEIKKNTPETKHELRMAFHEKLSLLHNLARKYDPYNLLSNYPL; the protein is encoded by the coding sequence ATGAAAACAGATTGCACGAAAAAATCAGGCGCTGCCGAATCTTCGTTGGATATTAGCGCAGACGAATTTTGCGCGATGTCTCGCCGTAATTTCCTTGTCATGGGGGCGGCAGCGACGGCTGGGATCTATCTGGCGGGAGGCGAAGCGGCCGCCAGGCAAACGGGCCGTAGCGATAAATCTCCCGGTAACACCGTAGCTAAGAGCCTGTCCTTGTTGAGGGATGTCGATATTTATTTTCCCGGGGATGAGAGATACGGGTCGTTTTTAGAGGGGTTGTTTTCGAGAGAGGCTGGCCACAAAAAGCCTAGCGCAATAGTCTGTCCGAAAAGGCATGAAGATATCACGCGCTTCATCGAGATTGCTGTCCATGACAAGCTGAAGTTCACTGTTTGCGGCGGCGGTCTTAGCTCATTATCAGTTCAAACGGACATGATCTGTCTGGCGCTCAATGTTTTCTATAATAAAGTAGAGGTTTTGGATAGGGATGGGCGTACTTTTGTAAAGGCGTGTGGTGGAGCAAAGGTCGGAGACGTCGTTGCTATTTTGAAAAATCACGGACGCCATATTCCTGTTGGCGTGTCGCCAATGCCCGGTTTAGGCCTCGTTATGCGAGGCGGAATAGGGTATTTGTCGCGTAGCGAAGGTTTGACTTGTGACCATATTTCTCAGGTAAATTTTGTTACCGCCCGCGGGGATAATTTTCTCCTCGATGCCCACTGCGCTCAACAAGATCTCTGGAATGCGGTTCGCGGAGCGGCACCGAGGTTTGGTGTCGTCTCTGAAGTTTATCTGGACACCGTGCCTGGCACCAAAGTGACCGTATCGCGCTTGACCGCGGATATAGGCCTGTTAAATGGCTGGCTGGAAAATGCGGATAAGTTACAGGATCACGTGTCGGCCTCTTTTGTCTTAGGGTCTGACAGCGTTAAGCATATGAATCCCGTGTTTTATGGCTATCTGGTTCACCAAGGCAGCAATGAAAACGCTTTGGCTGAATTAAGCTCGGCGCAGGAAAGCGTAACCGGTGAGACAAAACTCTCTTGGCTTGAAGAAGCACATGCAGTGGATTATGCGCTAATGCCGCCTTTCGACGTACCTGTGCGTGATTCCGGTGATCTCGAAGGCGAGCTGGTCCCGGTCGTGAAGAGCTACTTGGTTAAGAATCGGGTAGTCAAGAGGATGGGGGATGTATTTCTGAATGCGATACGCACAGCTCCGAATCAGTTCTGCCGGATCGACTTTCAGCATATGGGCGGCGAAGTGCGCCGAATCAAGAATGGTTCTGTTTTTTCCGGGCGGGATGCGGATTGGAACGTGGTTGTGACAGGATTTTATTATGCTGGATCTTCGCCTGAAGACATGGAGAAAGCAGCAGCCTGGGTTAAACGCATTATGCATCGGATCAATGCCGCAGTAGTTGGCGTATATAGCGTTGAGATAAAGAAAAATACTCCTGAAACAAAGCACGAGCTCCGGATGGCGTTCCACGAAAAATTGAGCCTACTGCATAACCTGGCCAGGAAATATGACCCGTACAACTTGCTAAGCAATTATCCCCTGTAG